TCTTAGCACGGTAATATTTCTTCACGCTTTCAACTTCACCCAAGGTGACATCAGATGCATTTGCATCAGTTATTGTCTTAGTTCCTTTATTGCTGAACTTGTAATTTAATGCAGTCGTAATATCGTACAGAACGGAATAAATCAAAAAGTCATTGATATATTCCTTTTTAAGTTTCACCAATTCAGGGTCAATAATATAGCTTTTATCTTGGGTATACTTGGTGTATTCTTCAATAAGCTCATTGTATTTTTCAGCACCTAAAATGGGTTTCAGTTTTATATCCTGAACTTCTTTAAGGGTAATTTTATGAGTTTGGAATTCAGATTTTCATCCAAAATTGAATTCTCTTTTATATATTTTTCGCTTAGTAAATTTATCATGATTAATTATTTTTTAGCGTCTAACTACACTGTGTTTTACCCAAGTGTGTCTGCAATTTTTGCCCATTTTGTGGGTAAAAACATCCCATCCAAGGACAGCTGACATACTTTCAATTTCCTCTCTAGAATAAAGTTTGTTGCTTCTAACAAGCTTGTGACAGGTTGGTCTATTTTTATCATCAGCTATACCTTCATAGGAATACATCACGGAAATTGATTTAATTTTTGAAGTATTATTTGCAGAAGGATTCACATTTAGTTTTCTCGCTTGGTCTTGAATGTCCTGTTTTTCAATTAAAGAAGTCATTGGAATAACCTTAGTAGAAACTAATTTGGCTAATTCTTCTCTTATTTCTTGATAGTAAATTGATTGTCCAATGCGGTCTGAATACCACGTAATGAACCCCCTACGAATGGACTGTTCGCAATTAGATAATCAGTTAACCTCTTATCACTTTCAAATTTTAAATTCTCACTGAATTTGTAAGTCCTGAAGATTACAAAATCATCTTTGTCTAGTCCAAAAATGTTGAATCTTGTTGAATGTTTCATCTTCAATTTCTTCATCATGATTTTCTTCTTTGCTGAATTTGGATTCAGTTGCAGTAGGAATTGGTTGAGCACCAATCATTTTTTGTCCTTCATTATTTGGTAATTTTGGTAAACCTTTCAATTCTCTTATCTCATCTATAAGCATGATTTTTTCCAACATTGGGTCTAATTCTTCATCACCGAACCTATCTGCATCATCCTTAATATCCAATGGGTTAAAATATCCTTTGAACAATTTTATTTAGACCTTTAAGAATCTCAACACGTTTATTTAAAACAAAATTTGCTCTGAAAATTGAATATGCATCTGTTAAAGTTTGGTTAGCTCCAAGCTGACCTTGGATAGCAATACCTGCCAAAGCAGGTGATGGTAATGAGTGACCAATAACAATATCCGCATCCGTGTTTTCTTTTAATGTTAAGAATGCATCGTTGAAGGATGAAGAAGAAATATTGGTTACTTCTGCACCTTTACCGCTTTCATCGCTGAAGTTTATAAGCATGCGTTTTCCATTAACACCTTGGTATGAATTTTCTAAATCTTTTAGTAATTGGTCAGCAACTTCATCTTCAGGTTCACCGCCAAAAAACGTAATAATTGAACTAACAGAAAAGTTATTTTTTTAAGTTGTTTCTATGAAAATCTCGAATGGCAATATCATTCTCTATGCTTATCAAACATCCGCTGTAATCGGGGGTTGGGTAGCAGAATGAAGGACTAGGTGAGTAGCCTTGGTAGTAGAAAATCTTGCTTGTTAAATCATCTGTAATTTGTCTAGTCCAACCATCAAAATGAATAGATTCTGTTGAACGTAGAAACCAGTCTTCACAATACCAAAAATGTTTCTTGTTTTTTGATATACGTAACCTGTCTACAGGTATATGGTTGTATTTTACCTGTTGCCCTGAACGGTCATAGATAACTTCTATTGCATAGGAGTTGAAAATCAAAAAATCTTTGGTTACTTTTTCGAATAAATCTACAATTGAATCCTCATCATTGACCATAAAGTCAGCATATTCATCTGTATTTTCATAAATCAGTCCATTTCCGTGTATAAATGTGTACTTTGAATTTAAAATTCCCTTATGACTTGGTGAATCCTTGTATAATTCAAGCAAATAATTGGGATATAAGTTTGAATTACCCCAATACATCATGACATCAGCAGATTTTCGACCACCTTTAGGTGTTTCTATAGGTAATTGTGTAGGTTGAGTGCTGAAATTAAATGCTTTTACGTTTAATTTTTGAGGTTTTTGATTATTTTTATTTCTCATGATTGTAATTAGTCCTCAACAACAATTATATCGTCACCATCTTCTTCAAATTCTTTAAATTGGTTTGCACCAAAATCATCTGATTGAATCTTTAGACTACCTTCTTTTAATATCCCTTCAGAATCAGATATTGAATAGGAATAAAGTCCATCCAGTAATTCTGAAAATGGATTATCTACAGTGAATAGGGTATATCGAGTATTCTCTACAGTTGGTGAATCTAGATTGACAGTATTTTTTTTAGCATGATAATCACCTGCAACTTCCATCGTTACAGCACCAACAATTGGTCTGTCAAAAGTGAAATAAAGGTTGAGAATCAAAGCTTGTCTATCAATTAGTAAAGTCATTGTTGTTATGTTTATTAGGTAAGTGTACAGGCATTAAAAAAGCCCACTACAGGGGATGGTGGGCACTGAAAAAGTCCCCTTTTAGAATGGGCTTAAAAAAGGAGTGGAAAACAACAGTTTTCTGCTCCTTTTTTCGTATCTTAAAGTAGGCTTTAACGGACATCAGGATGCTTTCTACCCAACAAAAAATTCAGTTCAGTTCCTATTCGGGATTGTACGATATCATTGTTCCAAAAGACAATCTACTTCGCAAAATCAACGATCTTATCGATTTCAGTTTCATACATGAGGAACTTTTGGAGAAGTATTGCCAGACCAATGGGCGTACAGCAGAGAGCCCCATCAAGATGTTCAAGTACCTTCTGTTAAAGACGATCTACACCGTTTCGGATGTTGATGTCGTTGATCGTTCCAGATATGACATGTCCTTTAAATACTTTCTGGAAATGGCCCCTGAGGAGGATGTGATCAATCCAAGTTCGCTCACCAAATTCCGTAAGCTACGGTTAAAGGACATGGACCTGTTGAACCTGTTGATCAATAAGACCGTAACGATCGCTCTTGAAAAGGGTATTATAAAATCAAGGTCCATCATCGTAGATGCCACACATACCCATTCCAGATCGAACCCATACACAGCACAGGGAGTGCTAAAGGAACGATCCAAGCTGTTGAGGAAAGCAATATATCAGATCGATGAGGACTACAAAGGGCGCCTACCACAAAAGAACGAGTCCAACGACCTGGACCAAGAGCTTGCCTATTGCAGGGAATTACAGAGAGTGCTGGATCAGGATCAATCTATCAGTGAAATACCGGCTGTAAAAGAGAAGTTGAACCTGTTGAAAGAAACCATCGAGGACACAAAGGAATACTATCTGCTCTCAAAAGATGGTGAAGCCAGACTTGGACATAAATCAATGGACAGTAGTTTCTTTGGCTATAAAACACATCTGGCAATGACCGAGGAACGCATCATCACAGCAGCGGTCGTTACTACAGGCGAGAAAGGTGATGGTCCGGAACTGCCCCGATTATTGGAGATCAGCCAGCAGAATGGAATGGAAGTGGACACGATTATAGGCGATGCCGCATATTCTGGAAAGGACAATCTACGGCTGGCAAAAGAACAGAACATTGATATCATCGCTAAATTGAAACCGGCAGTCAGCCAGGGATCCAGGAAAGAAAGCGATCACTTTCACTACAATAAAGATGCGGGGATGTTTGTCTGTCCGGCTGGCCATCTAGCAATCCGGAAGGCCCGTCAGGGCAAAAAGAACATAGGTAAAAATCAAGCAGACACGTATTACTTCGATGTGGATAGATGTAAGGTTTGCCCTCTCAGGGAAGGATGTTATAAGGATGGGTCAAAAACAAAGACCTATTCGATAACCATTAAATCCGAACTCCATAAAGAGCAGATGGCTTTCCAGCAAACCTATCATTACCGGAGCAAGTCTAAGGAAAGGTATAAGATCGAGGCAAAGAACAGTGAGCTCAAGAATGTCCATGGTTATGGAAGAGCAGATTCCTATGGCATCCAAAATATGGAAATGCAGGGTGCAATGGCCATCTTCACGGTAAACTTGAAAAGAATCCTGAAATTGATCTAAAAAGGAGGAATATTACCTCAAAATCAATGGATTTGAGATTCTGAAAGCCTAAATAGCCACTCATGGTCGATTAAACCTTCAATAAAACCATTAAAAAACAAATTTTCAGAAATCCCTAGAACAAAAATGACCGAGTAAGATAAATCCTGTACTCAGTCATTTCTTTAAATCTCATTAAAAAGTTGAGACTTTTTCAGTGCCCTCCAGGGGATGCAATGGGCTTTTTAAGTACTTATTATAGTATTGGGAATACTATTAGATTATTGTGTCTATAACAGTTGGGTCAACTAATTTAGGTAGTACACCACCAGTTTCACTTAATGAAATAGTAAAACCGTTAAGGTCAGCAGATACCAAACCTGACTGCATTGAAGCAGTAGCTAAAGACATATATCCATCAAAACCTGTTGAAAGGTAATGACCTGATTTTAATTTAATCACAGCAACAACGCTGTCTACTTCTGCTAAATTCTGAACGAATGCACGAGATTCAGCAGTAATTCCTGAAATGTTGAAGTTCACAGTAGAATCAAAACCAAATGAATTGTTTTCAACACTACCTGCAAATTCACCAGTAAAAGATAATGAATTGTTGATGACACCAACCTTTACGAATTTCTTTACATTAGGTTCAGCACCTATATTAAATGCTGAAATCATATTTTTTGTTGTGTCCTCTGTATAGACTTTGCCATTAGTTTTAGTTAAGTCATCGTAGGCAATTAAGTACAACTCATTGGTTGCACCGCCTTGGGTCTTACCACAACTTTTGGCTAAAGCTGTTAAACTTTTGCATGAAGGCATATTATTAATGTTTTTATTTTTTATTTAATATGGCAGTCACCATGGTGACTGCTCATATATGTTTCTCTAATTTTTTGAAGGGTTTAATTATTCACCACCTTCAGGTGCTGAAGCTTCTTTTTTGAAAACGTACAATTCGTTTTTGAAGATTAATTCAACTCCTAAAGCCCAGTGATAGTCCAAATAGATGTTTTGAGTCTCAAAAGAATACTCCATTGAAGCACCTTCACCTTCCAATTCACCCATCAAATCGGTTCCTAAAACATAAGAACGACCACGACCGTACCAAAATAAATCTTTATTTTCTAGACCTTTAACTGCAATAATTCTAGCGTTTGTACCGAATAATTTTTCAGCTTCACCTTCCTTAAAGTAGTTAGCACGAGCTTGTTCTAATTTCAACAATTCAGCATCTTGGTGGCTTAAAACGATATAGAAATCGTCAGCGGATTTTATATGTTGCGGAATGGTTAAGAGTGCATTCTGCAACCTAGCTGTTAATGTCTCACCAGCAGGTAAAACTTGAATGTTTTGTTCACCAAATTTTTTGATGAAACCATCAAATTTGTTAAGGTTTGCATTTGTAGAATCGACATCACCGCCCCATATTGCCATTTCGTTCAAAACGGAAATCTTGTTTGCTTTAAGTGCCATAATCTGATTTGCGAATATCATCTCTGTGTATGGCTGTGAACCTGCACGTAACAATGAATTCAACCATTTTTTGTTTAATTTTTTCGGACAAAGGTTTTCTTCACTTTTTAATTGAACAACGTTAATTTTTCCTAAGTCAAAGCTAGTATTACCGATAGGATTCCTACCGCAATTTCCTTCACCATCTGCTTGGATAGTAACGTCGCCATCTAAAAATGGGATAAATTCTGAATTTTTTACACCCACCATCAAAGTACCATTTGAGGCAATGAACTTTGCTGTGTCTGCTTCCATAATTGTAGCTGACAAGTGCTCACCTGAAGCTTCTGAGGTATAATCAGCCAATTTTGATAAATCTAAAGCCATATTATTTTAAGTTTTTAATTGATTTTTATTTTTGTAACCTGCAAGACGTTTAATTCTGTCTTCTTTAGAGTTGGCTACTTGTTCTTCTTTTTCTTCAGTCTTGGTCACTGAAGTGCTAATTGGTTCTTTTGAGAACTTTTGTACTGCATCTGTCAATGCAAGGATATCCGCATTTACTTTATTGAATTGAGAAAATTCAGATTTCAATACTTCAATTTCTTCTTGGATAGCTTGAACTGCTTCTACAGCTTGTTCAATCGCTTCCACAACAGCTGTGTTGTCAGCTACAGGTGCTTCAGCACCTTCTTCAAATTCTTCGTTGGTTTCAGCTTCAGGTTGTTCAATCTCTGCGATTAATCCACCTTCAACTTTGATTTTGATATCACCTTCAACAGCGTACCATCCATCGTTTGCAGGGCTTTCACCTTCGTTACTCGCTTGGGTAACAGGTGCACCTACTTCTAATGAAGGGTATGAAATTGTAGCTCCTTCAGCTGTCTCAACTATCTCGAATTTGAATTTTACCTTTGACGTTATCATTACTACTTCATCCTTCTTGGAAAAATTCCCTTTTAAGATGTTGATAGCATTGTTTAATAAGTCTAACGCATTTCTTTTCTCGTTCATTTTGTTATTATTTTACCCTGTAAGTGGGCTAAGCGAAAATTTTTTAATTATTAGTCTTCTTTGAGTTTATTGATATAATACTCTAATTGGTTGATGGATGCTTTTATTTGGGTATCATGCAAAGCCCATCCTGTAATATCAATATCAACTTTATTGAATTTTTCATCGGTCTCAACCTCAACCCATACATCTCTATCAATCATCTGAAACATTCCTTCAACAGAAAAACCTCGTTTTTTACCTTGTTTTATTTCCTGCCACAATTCAGGGTCATTGACTTTGGCACATATTAACCAACTTCCATCGCTAACTTCACCAAACACTTCAGGGGCTTTAATTCCCATAGCTTCATCAACTAAGATTGATTGGAAAATGTAACTCTTTGCAGACTTTGAGGTGTGGTCTACATTCATATTATGGTTAAGGGATTTTTGGAAAAAAGTGGTAACTATTTCATAAATCATTTCTTTGGTGAAAGTGACATAGAACTCTTTTCCAGTTTCTTCATCACGTCTATAAATATGGTCACCTGCCATCATTGCAATTCCGAAAATGATTTGCTTTTCATCAGTAGAGAAAAACATCTTTTCCTTTACAGGTTCATCTTTTTTGAAGGCTAAGAAATTTCCATCACCAAACACTTTTTTGTTATTTGTTGCAACAGCAGGGGTTTCAACAATAGAGACAAAATCAACTATCATTCCTTCAGCAGGATTTATCACACATTCATAAACAGGTAATTCTTTAATTGGCATATTAATTTTATTTACCGTGTAAGTGTGAAGGCAATAAAAAAGCCCCCATGTTGGGGGCTTCTATGTGATAATCTATATGTAATTAATACTCCGAATTCTGTTTGGCTTGGTTTTCATTTTCCTGCCATTGGCTTATATCCTTGGAAACTATATATGCTCTGATTGGGTCTTGGTTCTGTTGGGTATTACCAACAACTCGAACATCTTGTGTACTTCTCGGTGTTAATTGGTGTACATTAATAGTTGGAGCTTGGATGCTCTGACCATTACTATTTGACTTATTGTTTACTTTGGTTTTTACAATGGATGCGACATTGGCTAGACCAGTTGCAATAACTGAACTCATTGCTATCACACGCTCCCAAGGTCTCCCAACGAAAAATGGGTCTTTAAGGATTTCACTACCTGCAAGGAAACTGTTAATTGTTGCTTGTGCAATTGCAAGTCCTTTTTGCCATAGGGTATTTTCTTCACCAATAACTTTACTAGCTTCTAAAAGTGCATTAGCAGAATCAAAGTATATCCTATTTGAATCAGCTTTTTTAGCATTTTCATTCTGTTGGATTTCAATCTTCTTTTCTGAATTTTCTTTTTCAGCATTAAGCAAATCATTTTTATACTTAGCATCTATTAGTGCCAGTTGTTCAGCATTGTCAGCATATAGTTCACGTTCTTTTTGATAGTTAGCTTCTAACTGAATAATCTTAGCATCATGAAGTTTTTGGACGTTGTCAAGTACTAATTTTACTTGGTCATCGGTAAGGGGTTTGTCAGGATTAGAAGGTAAACCATTTTCAGATTCACTTATTTGGTTTTCAACATTGAGAACATTTGTCTCTTGGATTATTTCAACTTTATCCTTCGCATCTTGTTTCTCTTTGTCCTTTATAGCTTTTACTTTATCAGCTAATCCTTTTATTTATGTTGTAGACATTATTGGCATATTCAGCTTCAATGTTCTCTAATTCCTTAGCATTATCTTTTGCAAGAATTTTCTTTTTCTCATAGGAATCTTTAGCATTTTTTAACTCGACATCAGCTATGCGAGTAACATCAGCAACAGTCTTTTCTTCGTTACCAGTTTTAACTTTAAGTAAATCAGTACTACCTTTTAGTTCAGTTTCAGACAAAGCTTTTTCATTGTCCTCTTTGTCGTATTTTTCATTTACTTCATCCTTTTTTATTTCCCTAGCCGTTTTTATTTTATTAACGGTATT
The Sphingobacterium daejeonense genome window above contains:
- a CDS encoding IS1182 family transposase → MLSTQQKIQFSSYSGLYDIIVPKDNLLRKINDLIDFSFIHEELLEKYCQTNGRTAESPIKMFKYLLLKTIYTVSDVDVVDRSRYDMSFKYFLEMAPEEDVINPSSLTKFRKLRLKDMDLLNLLINKTVTIALEKGIIKSRSIIVDATHTHSRSNPYTAQGVLKERSKLLRKAIYQIDEDYKGRLPQKNESNDLDQELAYCRELQRVLDQDQSISEIPAVKEKLNLLKETIEDTKEYYLLSKDGEARLGHKSMDSSFFGYKTHLAMTEERIITAAVVTTGEKGDGPELPRLLEISQQNGMEVDTIIGDAAYSGKDNLRLAKEQNIDIIAKLKPAVSQGSRKESDHFHYNKDAGMFVCPAGHLAIRKARQGKKNIGKNQADTYYFDVDRCKVCPLREGCYKDGSKTKTYSITIKSELHKEQMAFQQTYHYRSKSKERYKIEAKNSELKNVHGYGRADSYGIQNMEMQGAMAIFTVNLKRILKLI
- a CDS encoding XkdF-like putative serine protease domain-containing protein; its protein translation is MPIKELPVYECVINPAEGMIVDFVSIVETPAVATNNKKVFGDGNFLAFKKDEPVKEKMFFSTDEKQIIFGIAMMAGDHIYRRDEETGKEFYVTFTKEMIYEIVTTFFQKSLNHNMNVDHTSKSAKSYIFQSILVDEAMGIKAPEVFGEVSDGSWLICAKVNDPELWQEIKQGKKRGFSVEGMFQMIDRDVWVEVETDEKFNKVDIDITGWALHDTQIKASINQLEYYINKLKED